The sequence TTATTCTTAATTTCTTCTTAGTAATTTCTAATTTCCTAAAATATTTTTTTTAAATTTGCTAAAAAAAATTACTCCAATTATGAATAAAGGAAAAGTAATTCAAGTTATAGGTCCGGTTATAGATGTTAGTTTTTCAAACGAAGGAAATCACTTACCTGATATAAATACAGCACTTTCCATAAAACAAAAAGACGGCAGTCAATTAATTCTGGAGGTTCAAAAACACCTTGGAGAAAATATTGTAAGAACAGTTGCCATGGATTCTAGCGAAGGACTTGTTCGTGGGATGGAAGTTATTGATACTGAATCACCGATAAAAATGCCCATAGGCGAAAATATCAGAGGAAGATTATTTAATGTCGTAGGACAGGAAATTGATGGAATTGGAGCTGTAAAAACTGATAATTACAGAGCTATTCATCAAGATCCGCCTGAATTTGAAGAACTTTCAACAGAAGAAGAACCACTTTGGACAGGAATTAAAGTTATTGATTTACTCGAACCATTCTCTAAAGGAGGTAAAGTTGGTTTGTTTGGTGGTGCTGGCGTAGGAAAAACTGTAATCATCATGGAGCTGATTAATAATATTGCCAAAATGTATGAAGGCATTTCAGTGTTTTCAGGTGTAGGAGAAAGAACAAGAGAAGGTAACGACCTTATTCGTGAATTCCTTGAATCAGGTGTTATCAACTATGGAGATGAATTCAAAAAAAGTATGGAAGAAGGAAACTGGGATCTTTCAACAGTTGATATGGAAGCAGTAAAAAAATCTCAGGCAACAATGGTTTTCGGTCAAATGAACGAACCTCCCGGAGCACGTGCTAGAGTTGCACTTTCAGGATTAAGTGTTGCAGAATCTTTTCGTGATGGCACAG comes from Bacteroidota bacterium and encodes:
- the atpD gene encoding F0F1 ATP synthase subunit beta, whose translation is MMNKGKVIQVIGPVIDVSFSNEGNHLPDINTALSIKQKDGSQLILEVQKHLGENIVRTVAMDSSEGLVRGMEVIDTESPIKMPIGENIRGRLFNVVGQEIDGIGAVKTDNYRAIHQDPPEFEELSTEEEPLWTGIKVIDLLEPFSKGGKVGLFGGAGVGKTVIIMELINNIAKMYEGISVFSGVGERTREGNDLIREFLESGVINYGDEFKKSMEEGNWDLSTVDMEAVKKSQATMVFGQMNEPPGARARVALSGLSVAESFRDGTEESGGGDILLFIDNIFRFTQAGSEVSALLGRMPSAVGYQPTLASEMGKMQERISSTKRGSITSVEAVYVPADDLTDPAPATTFAHLDATTVLSRKIAELGIYPAVDPLDSTSRILTAEIIGDKHYQTAQRIKELLQRFKDLQDIIAILGIDELSDEDKLIVHRARRIQRFLSQPFHVAEQFTGMPGKFVKIEDTIKGFNMILDGEVDKYPENAFLLVGTIEEAIEKGEKLLKEAE